One Pirellulales bacterium genomic region harbors:
- a CDS encoding tetratricopeptide repeat protein, which translates to MRSRVMMVAALVASLGIAWQASPAAAQFRAGRTSHNHSHGSNANQQPAPTPPPASRPAPSFNQLPPGWGQGQIHNPASPRYIDMQPNGLARRGDYPHRQPPATATLWNTNFCNTWGNNWGNNGWNNSNWCGSYPSNCFPNYNYCSYWLPPAVMPAQYLYGPFAGGLFGGVSPAVTAGAPYIQNFVVENPSPPANVAVNVGNGNANAGDMLRRDAVEAARPIVPRVQVATTNNERRAKSLRFIGHGDTQFEKGEYRQAAERYRMAIKAAPDLSEPHVRLAQALFAQGRYADAVTEFRSGSDLHLAWEKSAFRFEKVYGRDQASRMQHLKELGAALLEQENKPDLLYLMGLTYYFSGQPGQSREYFQRATELSGGDPHIDRFIREIDRRATEALAAQGAGAVEF; encoded by the coding sequence ATGCGCAGCCGCGTCATGATGGTAGCGGCCCTGGTCGCGTCTCTGGGAATCGCCTGGCAGGCCAGCCCGGCAGCAGCGCAGTTTCGCGCGGGCCGCACATCGCACAATCATTCGCACGGGTCGAACGCCAATCAGCAACCAGCGCCGACACCCCCGCCGGCCTCTCGTCCGGCCCCCTCGTTCAATCAGCTTCCGCCTGGGTGGGGGCAGGGACAGATCCACAACCCGGCTTCGCCACGCTACATCGACATGCAGCCGAATGGTTTGGCGCGCCGCGGCGACTATCCGCATCGTCAGCCCCCCGCCACCGCCACCTTGTGGAATACCAACTTCTGCAACACGTGGGGGAACAACTGGGGCAACAACGGTTGGAATAACTCCAATTGGTGCGGTAGCTACCCCTCGAATTGCTTTCCGAACTACAACTACTGCTCGTACTGGCTACCGCCGGCGGTGATGCCGGCTCAATATTTGTATGGGCCATTCGCGGGTGGTTTGTTCGGCGGCGTGTCGCCCGCCGTGACGGCCGGTGCTCCGTACATTCAGAACTTTGTCGTCGAAAATCCCTCGCCGCCGGCGAACGTGGCGGTGAACGTCGGTAATGGCAACGCGAATGCGGGAGACATGCTCCGCCGCGACGCCGTTGAGGCGGCGCGTCCCATCGTGCCGCGGGTGCAGGTCGCCACGACAAACAACGAGCGCCGCGCCAAGTCGTTGCGTTTCATCGGCCACGGCGACACGCAATTCGAAAAGGGAGAGTATCGGCAGGCGGCGGAGCGCTATCGCATGGCGATCAAGGCCGCGCCGGACTTGTCGGAACCGCACGTTCGCCTTGCGCAGGCGCTGTTCGCGCAAGGCCGATATGCCGACGCCGTGACCGAGTTCCGCTCGGGGAGCGATTTGCACCTCGCTTGGGAGAAGTCAGCTTTCCGCTTCGAGAAGGTGTATGGCCGCGATCAGGCGAGCCGCATGCAGCATTTGAAGGAACTGGGCGCCGCGCTACTCGAGCAGGAGAACAAGCCCGACCTGCTCTACCTGATGGGGCTGACGTACTACTTCAGCGGCCAACCGGGGCAATCGCGCGAGTACTTCCAGCGTGCCACCGAACTTTCGGGAGGCGATCCGCACATCGATCGGTTCATTCGCGAGATCGATCGTCGAGCGACCGAGGCCCTGGCGGCGCAGGGCGCCGGCGCGGTCGAGTTCTAG
- a CDS encoding DinB family protein: protein MNRLELALQQISEVRAYSTRVLDEADPADWFRQPTEGVTHLAWQVGHMAMAQYRLALVQVRGPQADDERLIPTSYVTIFGRGSVPVADATQYPTPQQLRAVFDAVHEQVLAEAPTFDDALLDEPPHHPHPLFNTRFGALLWCARHEMVHVGQIGLLKRLFGAAATW, encoded by the coding sequence ATGAACCGCCTGGAATTGGCCTTACAACAGATCTCCGAAGTGCGTGCCTACTCCACGCGCGTGCTCGACGAGGCCGATCCGGCCGACTGGTTTCGCCAGCCGACCGAAGGAGTCACGCACCTTGCCTGGCAGGTGGGGCACATGGCCATGGCCCAATATCGTCTGGCGCTCGTGCAGGTGCGCGGCCCCCAGGCCGACGACGAACGGTTGATTCCCACCAGTTACGTGACGATCTTCGGGCGCGGCTCCGTGCCGGTGGCCGACGCCACCCAATACCCCACTCCACAGCAACTGCGCGCCGTCTTCGATGCCGTTCATGAGCAGGTGCTGGCCGAGGCGCCCACGTTCGACGACGCGCTGCTCGACGAGCCGCCTCACCACCCCCACCCGCTGTTCAACACGCGTTTCGGTGCATTGTTGTGGTGCGCGCGGCACGAGATGGTCCACGTCGGTCAGATCGGACTGCTCAAGCGACTCTTCGGCGCCGCCGCGACGTGGTAA
- a CDS encoding cation:proton antiporter yields the protein MSYLALIAGGIGLFLLIRAFGSDLTAGASPADARPVGQPQPGQVDVVLHVIATLAAVLFVGFVLGRVCKYLGQPPVIGEVIAGIMLGPSLLGALSPDVFHMLIPSSVSDPNGQVPAALRAVSQIGVILYMFLVGLELNAARLAGRAHTAVAVSHASIVVPFVLGAALALGLYPVFSHEGVPFTSFALFMGVAMSITAFPVLARILTDRKLDKTELGAVALSCAAADDVTAWCLLALVVGVAQAKLGSAAFVIGGALAFIACMVLLVRPLLDRLIPRLTSPSQTLSPLVVSGTFLAVLLAALTTELIGIHAVFGAFLLGAVIPHDSRIAQEFSVKLKDLVTVLLLPAFFAFTGMRMQISLVSGWQSWLWCAAIILVATAGKFGGTLGAARLTGLPWRESAALGALMNTRGLMELIVLNIGLDLGVISPTLFAMMVIMALVTTATTAPVLQWLVPSAGNVAASSPKESHPANSTAATAI from the coding sequence GTGAGCTACCTGGCGCTCATCGCTGGCGGCATCGGTCTGTTCCTTTTGATCCGCGCGTTCGGCAGTGATTTGACCGCCGGAGCGTCTCCCGCCGATGCACGCCCCGTGGGCCAGCCACAGCCAGGTCAGGTAGACGTTGTATTGCACGTCATCGCGACTCTCGCAGCCGTCCTATTTGTCGGATTTGTTCTCGGACGTGTCTGCAAGTATTTAGGCCAGCCTCCCGTCATCGGCGAGGTGATCGCAGGGATCATGCTCGGCCCATCGCTGTTGGGCGCCCTGTCGCCCGATGTATTCCATATGCTCATCCCTTCCTCGGTCAGCGACCCGAACGGGCAAGTTCCCGCGGCGCTGCGGGCCGTGTCGCAGATCGGCGTTATTCTCTACATGTTCCTCGTCGGACTGGAATTGAATGCGGCCCGCCTGGCCGGCCGGGCTCACACCGCCGTGGCGGTGTCGCACGCGAGCATCGTGGTGCCCTTCGTGCTTGGCGCCGCGCTCGCCTTGGGGCTGTATCCGGTTTTCTCGCACGAGGGGGTGCCGTTCACTAGCTTTGCGCTGTTCATGGGCGTTGCGATGTCGATCACCGCCTTTCCGGTGTTGGCCCGCATTCTCACCGACCGCAAGCTGGACAAAACGGAACTCGGCGCGGTGGCGCTCAGTTGTGCGGCGGCCGACGACGTGACGGCCTGGTGCCTGCTGGCGTTAGTCGTCGGCGTCGCTCAAGCCAAGCTTGGCAGCGCGGCCTTCGTAATTGGCGGCGCACTCGCCTTTATCGCCTGCATGGTTCTCCTGGTCCGGCCGCTGCTCGACCGTCTGATTCCGCGCTTGACGAGTCCGTCCCAGACGCTCTCTCCGCTAGTCGTCTCCGGCACTTTTCTGGCGGTGCTCCTGGCCGCCCTGACCACCGAACTGATCGGCATTCATGCGGTCTTCGGAGCATTCTTGCTCGGCGCGGTGATTCCCCACGATAGCCGGATTGCTCAAGAGTTCTCCGTCAAATTAAAGGATCTGGTCACCGTCTTGCTCTTGCCCGCCTTCTTCGCCTTCACCGGCATGCGAATGCAGATCAGTCTGGTAAGTGGCTGGCAGAGCTGGCTGTGGTGCGCGGCGATCATCCTCGTGGCGACGGCCGGAAAATTTGGCGGTACTCTCGGTGCGGCGAGATTGACGGGCCTGCCCTGGCGCGAATCGGCCGCTCTCGGCGCGCTGATGAACACGCGAGGGCTGATGGAGCTCATTGTGTTGAACATCGGACTGGACTTGGGAGTCATCAGCCCCACGCTCTTCGCGATGATGGTCATCATGGCCCTGGTGACCACGGCGACGACAGCCCCCGTTCTGCAATGGCTGGTTCCATCAGCCGGCAACGTCGCCGCGTCCTCGCCCAAGGAATCACACCCGGCGAATTCCACGGCCGCTACGGCAATCTGA
- a CDS encoding MarR family transcriptional regulator produces the protein MSRPTVLSAARFDSLQQEAFLALWRTYDRLRVLEDELFARFELTAQQYNLLRLLCGAHPDLVPTLSLVARLVSRAPDVTRMLDRLEQRGLIVRERRDEDRRTVLVGITKAGLALVQQITEPLRECHKRQLGHLSPSELKELVRLLRKARGPHEPSDSPWK, from the coding sequence ATGTCCAGGCCAACCGTTTTGTCCGCCGCCCGGTTCGATTCGCTACAGCAAGAGGCGTTTCTCGCCCTCTGGCGGACCTACGACCGGCTGCGCGTGCTGGAGGACGAGCTTTTCGCTCGGTTCGAACTCACGGCGCAACAGTACAACCTGCTCCGGTTGTTATGTGGCGCCCATCCGGATCTCGTGCCGACCTTGAGCCTGGTAGCCCGGCTTGTTTCGCGGGCTCCCGACGTCACGCGCATGCTTGACCGACTCGAGCAACGGGGGCTGATCGTTCGCGAACGCCGTGACGAGGATCGCAGGACCGTCTTGGTGGGCATCACGAAAGCGGGCCTGGCGCTCGTTCAACAGATCACCGAGCCGCTCCGTGAGTGCCACAAGCGTCAACTCGGCCATCTCTCGCCATCCGAGTTGAAAGAGCTGGTTCGGCTTCTGCGCAAAGCACGAGGGCCGCACGAGCCATCGGATAGTCCTTGGAAATAA